The Gemmatimonadales bacterium genomic sequence GAACGCGTCCCGCACGATGCCGCCGAGCTCCCGAAGGTCGAGCGGCTCGCCGCGGAAGGTGCGGTAATCCGGCAGCGCCGTGCCGTGGCGCCACAGGAAGACCACGCCGCCGGCCAGCACGACGGCCGCCGCGAGCAGCACCCCGCCGCGCAGCAGATTGCCCACGGCGCGCTGGACGTCTGCGTCCTTCACGTTCCGCCACGGAGCGCGCACGCTACCGGCCCCCCGCCACGCCCTTGTAGATCATCTCGACCGCGACGGCCACGAGGGCGACGGCGAACAGCAGCCTGAGGCGGTCGGTCCGCGCCCCGAAGAGCAGCCGCGCTCCGACGAGCGACCCGGCGAGGACGCCGAGCATGACCGGCATCGCGAGGCCCGGGTCCACGTAGCCGTGGCGCAGGTAGATGCCGGCGCTCGCCGCGGCGGTGACGCCGATCATGAAGTTGCTGGTGGCCGTGGACACCTTGAACGGCAGGTACATCACCTGGTCCATCGCCAGCACCTTGACGGCGCCCGAGCCGATGCCCAGCAGCCCCGACAGCACGCCCGCCACCCACATCAGCGCGAACCCGCCCGGCACGTGGCGCACGCGATAGCGCACCGGCCCGCCCGCCGTGGGGTACTCCGAATCCAGCCGCAGCCGCGAGGCCAGGGGGTCCGGCGGCAGGGCGGCCGTCAGGTGCTCGGCGTGGGGACGCGTGGTGAGGTACGCCGAGACCAGCAGCACCAGCCCGAACAGGATGATCAGCGCGCGGGTGGGGAGCACGGTGGTCAGCGAGGCGCCCACGAGCGCGCCTACCACCGTGGCGATCTCCAGCAGCATGCCGACGCGGAGATTGGTGAACCCCTCCTTCACGTAGGCCGCCGCAGCGCCGGAGCTGGTGGCGATGATCGAGATCAGCGAGGCGCCGATGGCGTAGCGGATGTCGGCGCCGAAGACCAGCGTCAGCACCGGGGTGATGATGAACCCGCCGCCCAGGCCCGTGAGGGAACCCAGGAAGCCGGCGCAGAACGCCGCCGCCGCGATGGTACCGCCGAAGACGAGGGTGTTCAAACTTCGACTCGCGCGGTGTACTCTAACCTGTCCGCATCATTCGCACACAAGGGGTACGCATGTCGGCTGGCCGCGACGTAGAGGACGTCGTCATCGCCGGAGCCGGGCCCATCGGGCTCGCCTGCGCCATTTCCGCCAAGCAGCACGGCGCCGATCCGCTCGTGGTGGACGCCGGCTCCGTGGTCAACTCGGTCGTCCACTATCCGGTGGGCATGACGTTCTTCACCACGCCCGACCTGCTGGAGATCGGCGGCCACCCGCTGGCGTGCGCGGGGCAGAAACCGACGCGCGAGGAGACGCTCAAGTACTACCGCGGCGTGGTCCGCTCCGAGGGCCTGCGCGTCCGGACGTACACCACGCTGGAGAGCGCGGTCCGGGAAGGGGACCTGCTCGTGTGCGCGCTGCGCGACCGGCACGAGTCGTACCGGCAGCCGTGCCGGCGGCTCGTGCTCGCCACGGGCTACTACGACCACGCCAACCTGCTGGGCGTGCCCGGCGAGCAGCTGCCCCACGTCAGCCATCGCTTCGACGAGGCGCACCGGTCCTTCGGGCTCGACGTCGTCGTGATCGGAGGGAAGAACTCCGCCATCGAGGCCGCCCTGGAGCTCTACCGGGCCGGGGCGCGGGTCACCCTGGTCTACCGGCGCCCGGAGTTCAAGCCCACGGTCAAGTACTGGCTCAAGCCCGACATCGAAAATCGCATCAAGGCGGGCGAGATCGCGGCGCGGCTCGGCGCCGAGGTGCTCGCCATCGACGACCGGGCGGTCGCGATCCGCGTTGCCCACGGCCGCGAGGAGCGCCTGCCGTCGGACCGCGTGTACGCCTTGACCGGCTATCACCCCGACTTCGACCTGTTCCGGCGCGTCGGCATCGCGGTGGACGAATCCACCGGGCGCCCGCAGTGCGACCCGGAGACGCTGGAGACCAACGTGCCCGGCGTGCACCTCGCGGGCAGCATCACGGCCGGCCGCGCCACGTCCGAGATCTTCATCGAGAACGGCCGGTTCGACGGCGAGCGGATCTTCGGCGCGGCGCCCGCGCGAAACCCCAGGACCGGGAGCGCGTAGGGCCAGCCGGAGCCCCGCACCGGGAGGTCGTCGTGCGCCCGTCGTTCCGCGTGCTGCTCGTCGCAGCCGCTCTCGGCAGCATCCCTTCCCTGCTCGCCGCGCAGGACTCGTCCGACACCGCCGATACGCCCGGCCACTGGAGCCTCGACGTCCCGGTCCGCGGCTACGGCATTTCCTTCGGCAATGCGGCCCGGTTCACCGGGATCCGGTTCAACTGGCAGGACGCGGGACTCGATCGCATCACCGGCATCAACATCACGCTGTGGAAGCCGGGCCAGCCCGTGACCGGCACGGTCAACGGCCTCTCACTCGGCATCGCGGGCCCCGCGGCCGGCGAGCTGAACGGCATCTCGATCGGGGTGGCCGGCGTCGTCGCCCGGCGGCGCGCCCGCTGGATCACGATCGGCGGGCTCGGCGTCGTCTCGCAGGGTGGGCTCGACGGACTGACCCTGGCGGGACTCGGCGTCGTCGCCCAGGGCTCGATGCGCGGGATCGACCTCTCGGGTCTCGGAACGGTGTCGCAGGGCGGAATGAGCGGCGTGAGCGTGGCCGGCCTCGGCGTGGTGTCGCAGGGCTCGATGACCGGCCTCGGCCTGGCGGGGCTCGGCGTGGTCTCGCAGGGCAGCATGGCGGGCCTGTTCGCCTCCGGGCTCGGCACCGTCTCGCAGGGCAACCTCGACGGCGCCAGCCTCAGCGGCATGGCGTCCGTCGCCCAGGGCGACGTGCGGGGAGCGCACCTCGCGGGCCTCGCCCTCGTGGCGCAGGGCGAGGTCACGGGCATCACGGCGAGCGGGCTCGCCACGGTCGCCCAGGGCGACGTGAGCGGTCTCAACGTGGGCGGGCTGGTGGTCGTCGCGCAGGGCCGGACCCGCGGCATCACAGTGGGCGGCCTCGCGGTGGTGGCCGAGCGAGGCACCAACGGCCTCACCGCGGCGGCCTATC encodes the following:
- a CDS encoding sulfite exporter TauE/SafE family protein is translated as MNTLVFGGTIAAAAFCAGFLGSLTGLGGGFIITPVLTLVFGADIRYAIGASLISIIATSSGAAAAYVKEGFTNLRVGMLLEIATVVGALVGASLTTVLPTRALIILFGLVLLVSAYLTTRPHAEHLTAALPPDPLASRLRLDSEYPTAGGPVRYRVRHVPGGFALMWVAGVLSGLLGIGSGAVKVLAMDQVMYLPFKVSTATSNFMIGVTAAASAGIYLRHGYVDPGLAMPVMLGVLAGSLVGARLLFGARTDRLRLLFAVALVAVAVEMIYKGVAGGR
- a CDS encoding YpdA family putative bacillithiol disulfide reductase, which gives rise to MSAGRDVEDVVIAGAGPIGLACAISAKQHGADPLVVDAGSVVNSVVHYPVGMTFFTTPDLLEIGGHPLACAGQKPTREETLKYYRGVVRSEGLRVRTYTTLESAVREGDLLVCALRDRHESYRQPCRRLVLATGYYDHANLLGVPGEQLPHVSHRFDEAHRSFGLDVVVIGGKNSAIEAALELYRAGARVTLVYRRPEFKPTVKYWLKPDIENRIKAGEIAARLGAEVLAIDDRAVAIRVAHGREERLPSDRVYALTGYHPDFDLFRRVGIAVDESTGRPQCDPETLETNVPGVHLAGSITAGRATSEIFIENGRFDGERIFGAAPARNPRTGSA
- a CDS encoding DUF1634 domain-containing protein, whose amino-acid sequence is MKDADVQRAVGNLLRGGVLLAAAVVLAGGVVFLWRHGTALPDYRTFRGEPLDLRELGGIVRDAF